CGTCGATCAATAAGGCAGCGGATCTGGGGGTAAAGTGTGTCGAATTTGACGTTAAGTTGACGGCCGATAGACAGCCAGTTCTATTCCATGACACAACTCTTGGTCGGACCAGCAATGGAAAAGGCCATGTCTCCCAAATGACCTTGGAAGAACTCCGCACCTTAGATATCGGAAGTTGGTTTTCGTCTGAATTTTCCGGCGAACGAATTATGACACTTTCCGAAACCATAGAGGTGTTGGTCAAACGCGGGGTCGGCGCGATGGTCGAGCTAAAATCTTCTCCCAGTCAAGAGGTGCAAACCGGGCGCGTCGTGGCTGAGCATTTGATCCAGCACTGGCCTGATAATTTTCCGGCCCCCACTTTGGTGAGTTTTAGCGAGAAATCATTGGCCGCTGCTCGGGAAATCGCGCCAGAACTTCCAGTAGGGCTAAACGTGCGGCGGGTGCCCAAGAATTGGCAGCAGCGCCTAAAGCGTTTGGGGTGTAAAACGCTGCAGTGTCGGCATCAGTATTTGACGCGGGCCCGAGCACAGGAAATTATATCAACAGGCACAACGCTTCGGTGTTTTACGGTCAATACCGCACGGAGGGCTCGGACACTGGCGAGTTGGGGTGTGCATGGAATTTTTTCGAATTTCCCAGACAGAACGCCAAAACCTGCCAAAACTTGCCAAAAAACTGAATAAGGAGTTTCAGATATGACGACCCTAGCGGACATGATCGAAGATCGCTTCGGCATTAAGACAGATGCGGGCGCAGATATTGATGCGGAAGGCGTATTGAAGGCGATTTTGGGGCGGCACTCGATCCGTAAGTATGCCGATACCCCCATTCCCGAAGGTTATTTAGAGATCATATTGGCGTGTGCGCAGTCGGCCCCTGCCAAATCTGATCTGCAACAGTACTCAATTATGGTGATCGATGACCCCAAAACTAAGACAGCGGTTTCTGCCCTTGGGCCCGAACTCTGGTTTGCCGATGCACCGATTTCATTGGTGTTCTGTGGTGATATGCGGCGGGGCCAGCGCTTTACCAACGACATTCACGGCCATGCCCATGTTAATAATACCGTCGATACTTTTATGAATGCAGCTGTGGATGGCGCGCTCGCCATGCAGGCCTGCACCACTGCCGCCGACGCGCTGGGCCTCGGCAGTTGTTTCGTCAGTAATGTTCGTAAATACCCCTTCGAGATTTCAGAAATTCTGGGCTTGCCTGAAGGTGTCTACCTCATTGCCGGGATGGGGGCTGGATTTCCTGCGGAAGAACGCGATGTGACCCTTAGATTGCCGCCGTCAACGGTGGTGCATCGAAACCGATACGATGATGCGTCTTTGGAAGAAGACTTGGCAGCCTATGGTGCTAAGCGGCGCGCGAAGTTTCCCGTGCCCGATGATCGTCAGATGCACCAAGACAAATTTGGAATTTCAGATAATTATGTCTGGTCGGAAAATGCAGCCCGGCGCCTGTCCGTGCGCGAACGAGACAATTTCACCGACTACGTGAAATCCCAAGGCTTTAAGCTGGAGTAACCCCGAGCATTTCTAGAAGCATCTCATTGAAGGGTTCTGGAGCCTCATAAATCACCCAGTGGCCCGCGTCGGGGATGACCCTAAAATCGCAGTCCGGTTGGACTTGGCGCAGGATTTCTTCTCGCTTATCAATGTGACCCAGGGCAATGGCATCCCGTTCGCCCCAAATTCCTGAAATCGTCCCTTTCACCTTATGCAGGGCCTCAAGAGTTTTTGCTGTCACCGCGAATTTAATGCTTTTGACGCGCCCGCGTTTGGTGTTTTCGATTTGGGTGTGAATTGCTAAATCGTCAACTTTATCCGGGTCTGCAATCATTAGAATTTCAAGATTTCGGCGTTGTGCAGCGTGGATGGCTTCGGGTGTCTCGGCATCTCGCCAATTGAGCATTTCATCCATGGGAGAGCGGGGGATGCCCATGCCGCCTGAGCCGATAATGACAAGAGATGTCACCCGCTCGCCTTGATGAACTGCAACCCGGCTGCCAATTGTGCCGCCGAACGAAAACCCAGCCACCTGAATGGGTTTCGAGGCTGAAACCAACAAATTTAGTCCTTCAGATACAACGGCACCAATTCCGTCTGGCGTAATCGGTTCCGGCGGCATGGCTGAATCTCCAAGGCCTGGTGTGTCTGGTGCGAAGACGGTGAAGTGCTTAGACAGGACATCAATATTCCTGATCCAATGGGTCCAAGAGCCATAGCCGCCGTGCATCAGCAGCAGTGGCGGCCCGTCGCCCCAAATATGCCAGACCATTTCCCCCTCACCGCAAGGAGTTGTTTCCTTAACAGAGCGGGCTTCCATTTGGCTTACAATTTCGGCGGGCGTTGTCATATTCATATCCGTTGTGACCTTGGTATCTTCTTTGTTTCCGGTATCAGAGCCGAACTGTCAACCGAGACTCAATAAAATTGCTGACAATTCACAATCAACATTATAATCTCGTTTTAAAGGCGTAAAGATTATTAGAGGAAACTAGCCGATGGCAGCTGTTGCATTAGTCCCGAAATTGGAACTGGTTGGTTCGGAACTAGACTTTATTCGCAAGGAGTCGCTGACTTCTGTGGTGAAGCGTGAGCTTGAGCGTATGATTCTCAATGGCGACTTGAAGGCTGGCGAGCGGATCAACGAGAACATGTTGGCAGGTAAGCTGTCGATCAGCCGCGGCCCCATTCGCGAGGCTCTGCGTAAGTTGGAGCAGGCGGGACTGGTCGAGTCATTGGTTAACCGGGGCATGTTCGTTCGCAAAATCAGCCTGGAAGAAGCCCTGAACCTCTACGAAATAAGGGCCGTATTGGCAGAGCATGCAGGCAAGCAAATTGCCAAGCGTATTACCAACGCCGAAAAAGATGTTCTGGTCGAGTTCGTAGAGCAAATGGAAATTGCGGCGGACGCGCACGATCTTGAAACCTATTATCCAATAAACATCGAATTTCACGCCACGCTGATGGACTTTACCGGTAATCCACGACTGGCGAAGGCCTATACCAACATGGATAACGAACTCCAGTTGTTCCGCCAGCGGGCGATGCTGACGCTGGAAGGACTGAAAACATCAAATGCTGAACACCGCGCAATTGTTGAGCGTATTTCGGTGGGGGACGTAAGAGGCGCGGGTGCAGCGATGAAACATCACGTCATGGCTGGTAAGGAACGCGGGCTATTGGCGATAGAGGAATAAGGCCCGTTCGGATATTTGGGAAGTCTATCTGTTTTGACAAAGGGGAATATTGGGCTAAGCTCATCACCCCTTATTACGATGGAGGTGTCGCAACTACTTGTTAATGCGACTGGTTTCGGCTGAAGCTGCGGGGAGCAGTTTCAGAGTTATCTTAAAATAGAAAAATCTAAAGGGAGGATCACCATGAGACAGTCTTTAAAACAGGCCGGTTCCTTTGCCAATGTGGCCGGGACCGCGCTGATTTTGGCCATGGCTGGCATTATTGCCGCGACAGCCGGTGCCGAGGCCCAGAAGAAGAAAAAGAAGAAAATGTTCGAAAAACCTGTCTGCGATAAGGTCGAAGTGATTTCGCATGCGTCACCAGGTGGCGGTACCGACACAACCGCGCGGATGATGATGATCAGGACACGGCGTTACTTAAAGAAAAGTGGTTATCTAAAAGGTGACATGGTTGTCGTCTACAAACGTGGCGGCATGGCCCGGCGCGCGCACGAGTATTTTGCACGTCGTAAAGCTGACGGCTGTACGATCATGGCGATTACGCAATCGCACATGAATGTGCTGGCGACTAAATCACCGATCACGATTGGTGACATGGTTGGCGTCGCCCGTGCGATGGATGACCCCGTGTTTTTCCTCAACCATGTTGATAGCCCAAATAAAACGATTGAAGCAGTCGTTGCCTCATCGAAGAAGAAGACTTTGAGCTGGGCAGGTGCTGGTGCCAATAGTACGGATCATATCGCCATTGATGAATTCACGCGTGCTGCAGGGATCAAATACAAATTTGTTTCCTATGGAAGTGCGGGTCCGATGACCAGTGGTCAATTGGCGAAGGCACATGACCTTTCTGCTTTGAATGTCAGTGAAGCGGCTGACCAAATCGAAGCCGGTAAGTTTCGCGCTGTTGCCGTTCTCAGTGAGAAGCGTCTGAAGGATTATCCCAACGTTCCGACGGCGATTGAGAAAGGCTGGAACGTGCTTGCTTCCACGACCCGCGGTTATGTGGTGAAAAAAGGCACGCCGGAAAAGGCCCGGAAACATCTCACGGATTCGCTTGTAAAGGCCATGCGACATAAGGTCTTTGCTGGTTATCTAATGGCATCCGGATTGAACCCAAAAGAAGCTGTTGCGGGTCATGGGCCCTGGCAGAAGAACTTGGGCGATATGCACAAAGCAGCCGTAAAGGCCGTCGCTCGGATGAAAGCGGCTAAATAATATAATCCGGTAGATCTGAGGATATTGTTGTGAGCGAAACACCACAATTGCCAACTGGACAAGATGCAGGAGGCACCCAGGAGTCGGGTGCCTCCTCATCCGGTTATCTTAACCGAACCGACACGGTCATCGCCTTAATTGTTTTAGGCGTCTGCTTATTGGGTTGGTACCATACAACGACGTGGGAAAAGCCAATGGCGGCTTTCACGTCCGTTGTGCCGCCGACGTGGTTTCCTCAGCTTGTGCTCGGGTGCATCATGGCGTTGGTAATTTTCCTGCCGCTTGAACAGCACCTGAAGGGAAAAAATGGCGCTGTGCTCGACGATGACCGTCGGGACCGCATTAAACCCATTACCTATGTAACCACTGTCGTCACGGTTACGATTGCGGCGTCTATGGCGTGGATGGGGACACTTGTCACGGTCGTCCTAATTTGCATTGTTTTACCCGTAATGTGGGGAGAACGACGCTGGAAAATCCTCGGCCCGTTCATTGTTCTTTTTCCAATTCTTGTTTTTCTTCTGTTTAAAGTTCTTTTTTCCGTCAATTTCGAGCCCGGCATGATCGGTCTCGGGATTCAGTAGCAAGGTTAGATTTCCATGGAATGGGCCCCAATAATCAAAGGGTTTACGTTAATCCTTGAGCCGACAAATATCGGTCTGATCTTTATTGCCGTTGTTATCGGCGTGTTGGTTGGTGCATTGCCAGGCTTAACCTCAAGCATGGCAATTGCCCTGTTATTGCCGCTGACCATTGGCATGGATGCAATTCCCGCGATCTGCATGTTGGCAGCGCTTTACTGTGCGGGCACTTTTGGCGGCTCAATCACCGCCATTCTTATTAATGCCCCTGGTGCACCACCCGCTGTCGCAACCGCCTTTGATGGCTATCCGTTGTCGCAACGGGGTGAAGCAGGCCGGGCACTTGGCATGGCGGCTTTTGCCAGTGTCATGGGCGGCATTATTAGCCTGCTTATTTTTATCGTAGCCGCACCTGCTCTTTCCACGATCGCCACCAGTTTTCGGCATGTCGAATATTTCGCTTTGGCGATATTCGGTCTGTCCATGTTGGCAACCATCAGCGGTCGCTCTTCCTTGCGTAATTTGATCTCTGGTGCCTTTGGTGTGCTCATCGGTACCGTGGGCATGCATATTGGGACCGGCATCAAGCGATTTATTCCGTTCGATATGTACATGCTGGAAGAAGGGATCGGTTTCGTACCGGTTCTGATCGGCCTGTTTGCCTTTGGCGAATTGTTAAACCAATCGGGTAAACTCCAGAAGAAAATGGAGTTGGTAAAGGACGTCGCCATTAAGCTTCCGAGCATTGCCGATTTTAAGCTGGTTAAGAATACGATCTTGCGGTCTTCAATTATCGGTACTGTTATTGGAATCCTTCCCGCCGAAGGCGCGACGGTCGCCGCGATTATCGGCTACAACGAAGCCAAGCGCTGGTCGAAAACCCCAGAAGAATTCGGCAAAGGATCCATCGAAGGTATCGCCGGGCCAGAAGCCGCCAACAATGCTGCCACGGGCGGTGCCATGGTGCCGACGTTGTCTCTGGGAATCCCAGGCAGTGGCTCTACAGCTATAATTTTGGTCGCGCTTATGATGCATGGGTTCCGTCCGGGACCGTACCTGATCCGTGAAACCCCTGAATTTGTCTATGCCATCTTTGGTGCGATGTTGATCGCTAACTTTATGTTCTTCTTCCTCGGAATGGCGGGGGCGAAAGTCTTTGCTCGGGTTACATTGATCCCCCGTACATTCCTGTGGCCAATTGTCTTGGTGTTCTCCGTCGTTGGTTCGTATGCGCTGAACCAGTCCACATTTGATGTCTATGTCATGTTGGTTTCTGGCGTGTTGGGCTTTCTGATGCTGCGTCATGGATTTGGCCCGGCACCTTTTGTTATGGGGCTGATCCTCGGCAAACTGATTGAGGAAAACTGGGAAAATGGGATGGTCTTCTACGACCACAACATGTTGCGATTCCTAGAAAGCCCGATCGTGGTTGGTTTCCTGTTGGCATCTCTTCTCACCGTTTTTTGGATACCGTTGACCAATGCAATTCAGAAAATTCGTGCGACGAAAGTCGATACCCTCTCGGACGAATAAGGGTCGCCGGTTCAATCAATTTTATTTCGAAACGTAGAGACTCTCTGTGAATGAATTCCGGCGAACGTGGGAACTAGAATGAGCGATCCTAAAACCATTTTTGAGAAGATTTGGAACCGTCACGTTATCACGACCCGTGAAGACGGTGCGGACCTTCTGTATATTGATCGGTTGTTGAGTCAGGAAAACACCTTTCACGCGTTCGCTAAAATCAGGGCCGAAGGCCATGCGGTCAAAAGCCCGTCGCAGGTCTTTTGTTTTGCTGATCACTATGTGCCAACCGAACCTGAAGCCCGCGCCAAGGGCCTCGACGGAATTAAAAATCCGGAAATCCGCGCCATGGTGGAAATCATCACCAAGGATGCGGAAGAATTTGGCATTCAATTGTTTGGCCTCGGCGATATCCGTCAGGGAATCTTGCACGTGGTCGGGCCGGAACAAGGAATTACCCAGCCCGGCATGATCATCGCTGGTGCAGATTCTCATACATCCACCCACGGTGCGTTAGGGGCTTTTGCCTTCGGCGTGGGCTCTTCGGAATCGGCACATGTCTTGGCGACCCAAGCGCTTTGGCGGCAAAAGCCCAAGACCATGCGGGTTGATGTTTCCGGCGCTTTGCCGTTTGGCGTGGCGTCCAAGGATGTCATCTTGGCCATCATCGGCAAGGTTGGTGCGGGCGGTGCCGTCGGACATGTGATCGAATATACTGGCGAAGCCATTCGTGCGATGAACGTCGAACAGCGCATGACAGTCTGCAACATGTCGATTGAGGCTGGTGCGCGTGCAGGTCTTATCACACCCGATGAGAAAGTTATTGAATATGTGAAAGGTCGTCCCTTCGCGCCGAGTGAAGAAGACTTTGATAAAGTCGCCGACTGGTGGCGGACATTGGCGTCTGACGACAGTGCCGCGTACGATCAGGAAGTTACCCTACAAGCAGGCGACATCGCGCCGATGGTGACGTGGGGTAACAGCCCAGAAGATGTCGTGGCGATCACTGACGTGTTGCCGGACCCAGAGCATGAGTCCGATCCCAACCGTCGGGCAAAGTTGGAACGTGCCGTTCGTTATATGGATTTGACACCCGGCATGCTGATGACAGATATCCCTGTTGATCAGGTCTTCATCGGGTCCTGCACCAATGGTCGTATCGAAGATTTTCGCGATGCTGCTGAAGTCGTTAAGGGTCGTAAAGTTACAGTTCCGGCTCTGGCTGTTCCTGCCACTGGCCTGGTCAAGAAGCAGGTGGAAGACGAAGGGCTAGATAAAATCTTGGTAGAGGCTGGGTTTGAATGGCGGGAGCCCGGTTGCTCCATGTGCGTGGGCATCAATGGCGATGACCTGCGTCCGGGACAGCGTAGTGCATCAACCTCCAACCGCAACTTCGAAGGGCGACAAGGGCGGGGATCACGCACCCATTTGGTCAGCCCTTCCATGGCCGCCGCTGCCGCAGTGACAGGTCATTTGACAGATGTTCGCACATTGAAGGAGGCTTAGGGACCGATATGCAAAAGTTTACCAAGCTTACCGGAATTGCGGCACCCATGGACGAATTGAACGTCAACACGGACCGAATTCTGCCAGCGCGTTTCATCAAAAAACCCCGAGAACCCGGCTATCAAGATTTCTGTTTCCACGATGCGCGCTTGGATGAGGACGGTAAGGAACGTCCCGAGTTTGTTCTCAATCAGGCAAAGTACCGGGACGCACAGTTTATCATCGGTAACACCAACTTCGCCTGTGGGTCTTCCCGGGAAGGAGCAGTTTACACCCTCCAAGACTTCGGCTTGAAAGCCGTTATTGCGCCCAGCTTCGGTGACATTTTTGCCTCCAATGCGGTGAAGAATGGGTTTGTACCAATCCAACTTCCGGAGGAAGTTTGCGCTGCGCTGCGCCACAGTTTGGGGGAAGCCAATGACCCTTCGATCACCGTTGACCTGGAAAACCAGACGGTCACGGGTCCCGGCGGGGAGGAGCATTCCTTTGAGATCGAGCCGTTTCAAAAACATTGCATCTTGAATGGACTTGGTGAGATCGCACTGACCTTGCAGGAAACGGATAAAATAGACGAATTTGATGAAGCCTACCGGGAAGAATTCCCGTGGCTGTACGGCTGAGGAAACGTTGATGGCTAATTCAGCAAGCGAGATATTTACGGCATTCGTTGCCGACCTGACGTCTGATCAAGTGACGCCAGATGCCCGAGTCGCTGTGGCCAACGCGCTGTTGGATTTCGCGGGTCTTAGTATCGCGGCAAAAGATGAAAACTATATCGGCGCGATCAAGGCGGGCTGGGACGGCGAAGGATCCTGCACCGCCTTCGGCCACGACAAATCCTATGACGCTGCGGGGGCCGCCGTCATCAACGGCACGGCCTGTCATGGCGAAGACTACGACGATACCTTTGAAGGCAACCCAATGCACAACACCACGGTCATCATGCCCGCAGTATTGGCGGCATGTGAACGCTATGGCCGGTCTGGTGATGATGCATTGCGCGGCGTGGTCGCCGGCATGGAACTGATGTGTCGCATGGCACTGGTGGCCCCGACCGGTATGCATAGGGCTGGGTTCCATCCAACAGCAGTCGCCGGGGCCTTGGGGGCGACCGCGGGTGTTGGCGTAGCGTTGGGGTTAAATGCCAAGCAAATGACCGATGCTTTGGGAGTCGCGGGCAGTATGGCGTCGGGTATTATCGAATACTTAGCCGAAGGGACGTGGACCAAACGTTTCCATCCGGGCTGGGCCGCACAATGCGGCATTCGTGCGGCGCTTATGGGGCAGCATGGGTTCGCAGGACCGCGCACTGTTTTGGAAGGCGAACACGGGTTCTTCTTTGCCTTCGCCGATCACAGCATTGAGCGCGATTACAGCCATATCACCGAAGGCTTGGGCGAAAAATGGTG
The sequence above is a segment of the Rhodospirillaceae bacterium genome. Coding sequences within it:
- a CDS encoding glycerophosphodiester phosphodiesterase, giving the protein SINKAADLGVKCVEFDVKLTADRQPVLFHDTTLGRTSNGKGHVSQMTLEELRTLDIGSWFSSEFSGERIMTLSETIEVLVKRGVGAMVELKSSPSQEVQTGRVVAEHLIQHWPDNFPAPTLVSFSEKSLAAAREIAPELPVGLNVRRVPKNWQQRLKRLGCKTLQCRHQYLTRARAQEIISTGTTLRCFTVNTARRARTLASWGVHGIFSNFPDRTPKPAKTCQKTE
- the leuC gene encoding 3-isopropylmalate dehydratase large subunit, with amino-acid sequence MSDPKTIFEKIWNRHVITTREDGADLLYIDRLLSQENTFHAFAKIRAEGHAVKSPSQVFCFADHYVPTEPEARAKGLDGIKNPEIRAMVEIITKDAEEFGIQLFGLGDIRQGILHVVGPEQGITQPGMIIAGADSHTSTHGALGAFAFGVGSSESAHVLATQALWRQKPKTMRVDVSGALPFGVASKDVILAIIGKVGAGGAVGHVIEYTGEAIRAMNVEQRMTVCNMSIEAGARAGLITPDEKVIEYVKGRPFAPSEEDFDKVADWWRTLASDDSAAYDQEVTLQAGDIAPMVTWGNSPEDVVAITDVLPDPEHESDPNRRAKLERAVRYMDLTPGMLMTDIPVDQVFIGSCTNGRIEDFRDAAEVVKGRKVTVPALAVPATGLVKKQVEDEGLDKILVEAGFEWREPGCSMCVGINGDDLRPGQRSASTSNRNFEGRQGRGSRTHLVSPSMAAAAAVTGHLTDVRTLKEA
- a CDS encoding MmgE/PrpD family protein — translated: MANSASEIFTAFVADLTSDQVTPDARVAVANALLDFAGLSIAAKDENYIGAIKAGWDGEGSCTAFGHDKSYDAAGAAVINGTACHGEDYDDTFEGNPMHNTTVIMPAVLAACERYGRSGDDALRGVVAGMELMCRMALVAPTGMHRAGFHPTAVAGALGATAGVGVALGLNAKQMTDALGVAGSMASGIIEYLAEGTWTKRFHPGWAAQCGIRAALMGQHGFAGPRTVLEGEHGFFFAFADHSIERDYSHITEGLGEKWWMENIAVKPYACGTMTQPFIDCAIKLAKEGLDHRDIVSIDCNVGEGTVHRLWEVVAEKQRPSTPYSAKFSGAFCVAVGLVDQAAGLLQFTDEKISDPDILAVAGKVNYVIDPNDEYPRNYSGHVRATLKDGSVREARQPHLRGGVREPVLRDELEVKFRANIAFAGWSDADADRLEKVCANLFDAPDMSSLKEFAAKA
- the leuD gene encoding 3-isopropylmalate dehydratase small subunit is translated as MQKFTKLTGIAAPMDELNVNTDRILPARFIKKPREPGYQDFCFHDARLDEDGKERPEFVLNQAKYRDAQFIIGNTNFACGSSREGAVYTLQDFGLKAVIAPSFGDIFASNAVKNGFVPIQLPEEVCAALRHSLGEANDPSITVDLENQTVTGPGGEEHSFEIEPFQKHCILNGLGEIALTLQETDKIDEFDEAYREEFPWLYG
- a CDS encoding NADPH-dependent oxidoreductase, with amino-acid sequence MTTLADMIEDRFGIKTDAGADIDAEGVLKAILGRHSIRKYADTPIPEGYLEIILACAQSAPAKSDLQQYSIMVIDDPKTKTAVSALGPELWFADAPISLVFCGDMRRGQRFTNDIHGHAHVNNTVDTFMNAAVDGALAMQACTTAADALGLGSCFVSNVRKYPFEISEILGLPEGVYLIAGMGAGFPAEERDVTLRLPPSTVVHRNRYDDASLEEDLAAYGAKRRAKFPVPDDRQMHQDKFGISDNYVWSENAARRLSVRERDNFTDYVKSQGFKLE
- a CDS encoding FCD domain-containing protein; the protein is MAAVALVPKLELVGSELDFIRKESLTSVVKRELERMILNGDLKAGERINENMLAGKLSISRGPIREALRKLEQAGLVESLVNRGMFVRKISLEEALNLYEIRAVLAEHAGKQIAKRITNAEKDVLVEFVEQMEIAADAHDLETYYPINIEFHATLMDFTGNPRLAKAYTNMDNELQLFRQRAMLTLEGLKTSNAEHRAIVERISVGDVRGAGAAMKHHVMAGKERGLLAIEE
- a CDS encoding C4-dicarboxylate ABC transporter permease, which codes for MEWAPIIKGFTLILEPTNIGLIFIAVVIGVLVGALPGLTSSMAIALLLPLTIGMDAIPAICMLAALYCAGTFGGSITAILINAPGAPPAVATAFDGYPLSQRGEAGRALGMAAFASVMGGIISLLIFIVAAPALSTIATSFRHVEYFALAIFGLSMLATISGRSSLRNLISGAFGVLIGTVGMHIGTGIKRFIPFDMYMLEEGIGFVPVLIGLFAFGELLNQSGKLQKKMELVKDVAIKLPSIADFKLVKNTILRSSIIGTVIGILPAEGATVAAIIGYNEAKRWSKTPEEFGKGSIEGIAGPEAANNAATGGAMVPTLSLGIPGSGSTAIILVALMMHGFRPGPYLIRETPEFVYAIFGAMLIANFMFFFLGMAGAKVFARVTLIPRTFLWPIVLVFSVVGSYALNQSTFDVYVMLVSGVLGFLMLRHGFGPAPFVMGLILGKLIEENWENGMVFYDHNMLRFLESPIVVGFLLASLLTVFWIPLTNAIQKIRATKVDTLSDE
- a CDS encoding tripartite tricarboxylate transporter TctB family protein, whose product is MSETPQLPTGQDAGGTQESGASSSGYLNRTDTVIALIVLGVCLLGWYHTTTWEKPMAAFTSVVPPTWFPQLVLGCIMALVIFLPLEQHLKGKNGAVLDDDRRDRIKPITYVTTVVTVTIAASMAWMGTLVTVVLICIVLPVMWGERRWKILGPFIVLFPILVFLLFKVLFSVNFEPGMIGLGIQ
- a CDS encoding tripartite tricarboxylate transporter substrate binding protein; the encoded protein is MRQSLKQAGSFANVAGTALILAMAGIIAATAGAEAQKKKKKKMFEKPVCDKVEVISHASPGGGTDTTARMMMIRTRRYLKKSGYLKGDMVVVYKRGGMARRAHEYFARRKADGCTIMAITQSHMNVLATKSPITIGDMVGVARAMDDPVFFLNHVDSPNKTIEAVVASSKKKTLSWAGAGANSTDHIAIDEFTRAAGIKYKFVSYGSAGPMTSGQLAKAHDLSALNVSEAADQIEAGKFRAVAVLSEKRLKDYPNVPTAIEKGWNVLASTTRGYVVKKGTPEKARKHLTDSLVKAMRHKVFAGYLMASGLNPKEAVAGHGPWQKNLGDMHKAAVKAVARMKAAK
- a CDS encoding alpha/beta hydrolase, translated to MTTPAEIVSQMEARSVKETTPCGEGEMVWHIWGDGPPLLLMHGGYGSWTHWIRNIDVLSKHFTVFAPDTPGLGDSAMPPEPITPDGIGAVVSEGLNLLVSASKPIQVAGFSFGGTIGSRVAVHQGERVTSLVIIGSGGMGIPRSPMDEMLNWRDAETPEAIHAAQRRNLEILMIADPDKVDDLAIHTQIENTKRGRVKSIKFAVTAKTLEALHKVKGTISGIWGERDAIALGHIDKREEILRQVQPDCDFRVIPDAGHWVIYEAPEPFNEMLLEMLGVTPA